A genomic region of Mitsuaria sp. 7 contains the following coding sequences:
- a CDS encoding DMT family transporter gives MQRHWLTYALVTTLFWGAWGALTGLSSERGFPDTLVYVVWALTMIPPAVFVLARAGWKLQRDRRAVIQGLTVGLLGAGGQMLLFRAVESGPAYLIFPIVSLSPGVTIALSFGLLRERTGKLGVAGIVLALFALPLFDYQPGQQSQALGLWFALAVIVMAAWGLQAFFLKTANNAASAESIFFYMTLSALLCIPAALWMTDFSKPIPWGWNGPGLAAVIQVLNAIGALTLVYAFRYGKALVVSPLVNAGAPLLTALASMAMSGAAPGGFKLAGVALALLAALLLALQPEGDANKT, from the coding sequence ATGCAACGACATTGGCTGACCTACGCGCTTGTCACGACCCTGTTCTGGGGTGCGTGGGGCGCGCTGACGGGCTTGTCTTCCGAACGCGGCTTCCCCGACACGCTGGTCTACGTCGTGTGGGCGCTGACCATGATCCCGCCGGCCGTGTTCGTGCTGGCCCGCGCGGGCTGGAAGCTGCAGCGCGACCGGCGCGCCGTGATCCAGGGCCTGACGGTCGGGCTGCTGGGCGCGGGCGGGCAGATGCTGCTGTTCCGCGCGGTCGAGTCCGGCCCCGCCTACCTGATCTTCCCGATCGTGTCGCTGTCGCCAGGCGTGACGATCGCGCTGTCCTTCGGACTGCTGCGCGAGCGTACCGGCAAGCTCGGCGTCGCCGGCATCGTGCTGGCGCTCTTCGCACTGCCGCTGTTCGACTACCAGCCCGGCCAGCAGAGCCAGGCGCTGGGACTGTGGTTCGCGCTGGCCGTCATCGTGATGGCCGCGTGGGGGCTCCAGGCCTTCTTCCTGAAGACGGCCAACAACGCCGCCAGCGCGGAGAGCATCTTCTTCTACATGACCCTCAGCGCGCTGCTGTGCATCCCCGCCGCGCTGTGGATGACGGACTTCTCCAAGCCGATTCCCTGGGGCTGGAACGGCCCCGGCCTGGCCGCCGTGATCCAGGTGCTCAACGCGATAGGCGCGCTCACGCTGGTCTACGCCTTCCGCTACGGCAAGGCGCTGGTCGTCTCGCCGCTGGTCAACGCCGGCGCCCCGCTGCTGACGGCGCTCGCGTCGATGGCGATGAGCGGCGCCGCGCCCGGCGGCTTCAAGCTGGCCGGGGTCGCGCTGGCGCTGCTCGCCGCGCTGCTGCTGGCCCTGCAACCCGAAGGCGACGCCAACAAGACCTGA
- a CDS encoding D-tagatose-bisphosphate aldolase, class II, non-catalytic subunit — protein sequence MLDLVRRHKQSSTSFLNGPGVGTAVPAIGIPSMCSAHPVVIAATLRECGALGRPALIEATSNQVNQDGGYTGMTPVDFRRFVEAIAKAEGVDPGLLILGGDHLGPNAWRKQPAAQAMAKAEVMVAQYVAAGFRKIHLDCSMSCADDPVPLSEAEIAARAVRLCLAAEAAWRDTPDRGEPPVYVIGTEVPVPGGAHEDLEDLAVTSPEAAGATLSLHRDAFAKSGLDAAWERVIAMVVQPGVEFDHHKVIDYQPEKARALSAFIESQPGLVFEAHSTDYQTPERLAQLARDHFAILKVGPGATFALRETLWALAAVEREWLGPQAGQENLVDTVLGVMRAEPGHWAPYYQDPSRVQVDLAYSLSDRIRYYWAHPKVQTACAALLDRLEHSPPPLTLLSQFLPRQYDAIREGRLRNRPAELLRDGAAQSLRPYLAACAA from the coding sequence ATGCTCGATCTCGTGCGGCGCCACAAGCAGTCGTCGACCTCGTTTTTGAACGGTCCGGGCGTCGGCACGGCCGTTCCGGCCATCGGCATCCCCTCGATGTGCTCGGCCCATCCCGTCGTCATCGCCGCGACGCTGCGCGAGTGCGGTGCGCTCGGCCGCCCCGCGCTGATCGAGGCGACCTCCAACCAGGTCAACCAGGACGGCGGCTACACCGGCATGACGCCGGTCGACTTCCGTCGCTTCGTCGAAGCGATCGCGAAGGCCGAGGGCGTGGACCCCGGCCTGCTGATCCTCGGCGGCGACCACCTCGGCCCGAACGCGTGGCGCAAGCAGCCCGCGGCGCAGGCGATGGCCAAGGCGGAGGTGATGGTGGCGCAGTACGTCGCGGCCGGCTTCCGCAAGATCCACCTCGACTGCTCGATGTCCTGCGCGGACGATCCGGTGCCCTTGTCCGAGGCCGAGATCGCCGCCCGCGCCGTGCGCCTGTGCCTGGCGGCCGAAGCCGCCTGGCGCGACACGCCGGACCGCGGCGAGCCGCCGGTCTACGTCATCGGCACCGAGGTGCCGGTGCCCGGCGGCGCGCACGAGGACCTGGAAGACCTCGCGGTGACGTCGCCGGAAGCCGCGGGCGCGACGCTGTCGTTGCATCGCGACGCCTTCGCGAAGTCCGGTCTCGATGCGGCCTGGGAACGCGTGATCGCGATGGTCGTGCAGCCGGGTGTCGAGTTCGACCACCACAAGGTCATCGACTACCAGCCGGAGAAGGCGCGCGCGCTGAGCGCGTTCATCGAATCGCAGCCCGGCCTGGTCTTCGAAGCCCACTCGACCGATTACCAGACGCCCGAGCGCCTGGCGCAACTCGCGCGTGACCACTTCGCGATCCTGAAGGTCGGCCCCGGCGCGACCTTCGCGCTGCGCGAGACGCTGTGGGCGCTGGCCGCCGTCGAGCGCGAATGGCTGGGCCCGCAGGCCGGCCAGGAGAACCTGGTCGACACGGTGCTCGGCGTGATGCGCGCGGAGCCCGGCCACTGGGCGCCCTACTACCAGGACCCCTCGCGCGTGCAGGTCGACCTGGCCTACAGCCTGAGCGACCGCATCCGCTACTACTGGGCGCATCCCAAGGTGCAGACCGCCTGCGCGGCGCTGCTGGACCGGCTGGAGCATTCGCCGCCGCCGCTGACGCTGCTGAGCCAGTTCCTGCCGCGCCAGTACGACGCGATCCGCGAGGGCCGCCTGCGCAACCGTCCCGCGGAGCTGCTCCGCGACGGCGCCGCGCAGTCGCTGCGCCCCTACCTCGCGGCCTGCGCCGCTTGA
- a CDS encoding SIS domain-containing protein, whose protein sequence is MSLLNFESAELDRRGAPHTAREIAQQPQVWRTVHALVQSQRAAIDAFLQPLLALPDLRIVLTGAGSSAFIGQCLTPALLQQLGARPGIRVEAIATTDIVSNPAQCLQPGVPTLLVSFARSGNSPESLAAVELADATVGECHHLAVTCAAEGTLARRLGDRERAHVLLLPDETHDRAFAMTSSFTGMLLAAAWAFGMALPSVDTLGDAARQLLATEAARLDALNAQPFERVVVLGSNGLQGLAKEAALKVLELSDGRLVALADSPLGFRHGPKTILNDRTLVLIVLSNDSYTRRYDLDLLRELRRQGRGRIVALSTSALNAEDALAADDVLLDLPVNAPDLALAPVALVFAQCLALLASLKLGITPDNPSASGTVTRVVSGVIIHPLATPAP, encoded by the coding sequence ATGAGCCTGCTCAACTTCGAATCCGCCGAACTCGACCGCCGCGGCGCGCCGCACACCGCGCGCGAGATCGCCCAGCAACCCCAGGTCTGGCGCACGGTGCATGCGCTGGTGCAGTCGCAGCGCGCGGCGATCGATGCCTTCCTGCAGCCGCTGCTGGCGCTGCCGGACCTGCGCATCGTGCTGACGGGCGCGGGCAGCTCGGCCTTCATCGGGCAATGCCTGACCCCCGCACTGCTGCAGCAGCTGGGCGCCAGGCCCGGGATCCGCGTCGAGGCCATCGCCACCACCGACATCGTCTCCAACCCCGCGCAGTGCCTGCAGCCGGGCGTGCCGACGCTGCTGGTCTCCTTCGCCCGCTCGGGCAACAGCCCGGAGAGCCTGGCGGCGGTGGAGCTGGCCGACGCGACCGTCGGCGAGTGCCATCACCTCGCGGTCACCTGCGCGGCCGAAGGCACGCTGGCGCGCCGGCTCGGCGATCGCGAGCGCGCCCACGTGCTGCTGCTGCCCGACGAGACCCACGACCGCGCGTTCGCGATGACCTCCAGCTTCACCGGCATGCTGCTGGCCGCGGCCTGGGCCTTCGGCATGGCGCTGCCGTCGGTCGACACGCTCGGCGACGCGGCGCGCCAGCTGCTCGCGACCGAGGCCGCGCGCCTGGACGCGCTGAACGCCCAACCCTTCGAGCGCGTCGTCGTGCTCGGCAGCAACGGCCTGCAGGGCCTGGCGAAGGAAGCCGCGCTGAAGGTGCTGGAGCTGAGCGACGGCCGCCTGGTGGCGCTGGCCGATTCGCCGCTGGGCTTCCGCCACGGTCCGAAGACCATCCTGAACGACCGCACGCTGGTGCTGATCGTGCTGTCCAACGACAGCTACACCCGGCGCTACGACCTGGACCTGCTGCGCGAGCTGCGCCGCCAGGGCCGCGGCCGCATCGTCGCGCTCAGCACCTCGGCGCTGAACGCCGAGGACGCGCTGGCCGCCGACGACGTGCTGCTGGACCTGCCGGTCAACGCGCCCGACCTGGCGCTGGCGCCGGTGGCGCTGGTCTTCGCGCAGTGCCTGGCGCTGCTGGCCTCGCTGAAGCTGGGCATCACGCCGGACAATCCCAGCGCCTCGGGCACCGTGACGCGCGTCGTCAGCGGCGTCATCATCCATCCGCTCGCCACCCCGGCGCCATGA
- a CDS encoding N-acetylglucosamine kinase, which translates to MTPGTHDTAERPIFLGIDGGGTKTSFLLLDGGGRQLARHTTTTSYYLEIGFGALRVLLRDGVTETLKLAGVAPEQVTSAFAGLPAHGEDSALSADFDSLLAGALPRAVIGNDMVCSWAGSLGGDDGISVVAGTGSIAYGEWLGRGARAGGWGEVFGDEGSAYWLAREGLALFSRMADGRAAPGPLLGLVREHFQLAHDLDLCAAINGDAARSRLAQFARLVSAAAVDGDAQAIALLGRAGDELAALAGAIARQLALPAEAQVLVSYTGGVFEAGATVTDALRRALARDVPGATLIAPRFGPELGAAMYAARLAGFRLRPQG; encoded by the coding sequence ATGACTCCTGGCACCCACGACACCGCCGAGCGCCCGATCTTCCTCGGCATCGACGGCGGCGGCACCAAGACCTCCTTCCTGCTGCTGGACGGCGGCGGCCGGCAGTTGGCCCGCCACACGACGACGACCAGCTACTACCTGGAGATCGGCTTCGGCGCGCTGCGCGTGCTACTGCGCGACGGCGTCACCGAGACGCTGAAGCTCGCCGGCGTGGCGCCGGAACAGGTCACGTCCGCCTTCGCCGGGCTCCCGGCCCACGGCGAGGACAGCGCGCTGTCGGCCGACTTCGACAGCCTGCTGGCCGGCGCCCTGCCGCGCGCGGTCATCGGCAACGACATGGTCTGCAGCTGGGCCGGCTCGCTAGGCGGCGACGACGGCATCAGCGTGGTCGCGGGCACCGGCTCGATCGCCTACGGCGAATGGCTGGGCCGCGGCGCGCGCGCCGGCGGCTGGGGCGAGGTCTTCGGCGACGAGGGCTCGGCCTACTGGCTCGCGCGTGAAGGGCTCGCGCTGTTCTCGCGCATGGCCGACGGCCGCGCCGCGCCGGGACCGCTGCTCGGGCTGGTGCGCGAGCACTTCCAGCTGGCGCACGACCTGGACCTCTGCGCGGCGATCAACGGCGACGCGGCGCGCAGCCGCCTCGCGCAGTTCGCGCGGCTCGTGTCCGCGGCGGCCGTCGACGGCGACGCGCAGGCGATCGCTCTGCTGGGCCGCGCCGGCGATGAGCTCGCGGCGCTGGCCGGTGCCATCGCCCGGCAACTGGCGCTGCCCGCGGAGGCGCAGGTCCTGGTCTCCTACACCGGCGGCGTCTTCGAAGCCGGCGCCACGGTGACCGATGCCCTGCGCCGCGCGCTGGCCCGGGACGTGCCGGGCGCGACGCTGATCGCGCCGCGTTTCGGTCCCGAACTCGGCGCGGCGATGTACGCGGCGCGGCTGGCGGGTTTTCGCCTACGGCCGCAAGGCTGA
- a CDS encoding DeoR/GlpR family DNA-binding transcription regulator, with the protein MTTSPSSIAEKPDAALLIDERRRLIREQVQAQGKVTVEELAERFGISVVTIRSDLNALASTGALLRTHGGALAHRDTEEVPISVKQKLHHEQKVRIAIEAAKLIRDGDTILLDSGSTTEEIAKQIRGLRLQSLNVITNALNIAVLLATVPGVNVIMPGGLLRQNSYSLSGPQAVTALQSLYADRLFLGVDSLDPEIGLMTPHLLEAQLNAQMMKIARQIVAVADASKLMKRNLSVIAPVEQIDMLITDKEADEGIVGELRRRGVEVVLA; encoded by the coding sequence ATGACCACCTCTCCCTCCTCCATCGCCGAGAAGCCTGACGCCGCGCTGCTGATCGACGAGCGTCGGCGGCTGATCCGCGAGCAGGTGCAGGCGCAGGGCAAGGTCACGGTGGAGGAACTGGCCGAACGCTTCGGCATCTCCGTCGTCACGATCCGCAGCGACCTGAACGCCCTGGCCTCGACCGGCGCGCTGCTGCGCACGCACGGCGGCGCGCTGGCGCATCGCGACACCGAGGAGGTGCCGATCAGCGTCAAGCAGAAGCTGCATCACGAGCAGAAGGTGCGCATCGCCATCGAGGCCGCCAAGCTGATCCGCGACGGCGACACCATCCTGCTCGACTCCGGTTCCACGACGGAAGAGATCGCCAAGCAGATCCGCGGCCTGCGGCTGCAGTCGCTGAACGTCATCACCAACGCGCTGAACATCGCGGTGCTGCTGGCGACGGTGCCGGGCGTCAACGTGATCATGCCGGGCGGGCTGCTGCGGCAGAACTCGTATTCGCTGTCCGGCCCGCAGGCGGTGACGGCGCTGCAGAGCCTCTACGCGGACCGGTTGTTCCTCGGCGTCGACAGCCTTGATCCGGAGATCGGCCTGATGACGCCGCATCTGCTGGAGGCGCAGCTGAACGCGCAGATGATGAAGATCGCGCGTCAGATCGTCGCGGTCGCGGACGCCTCCAAGCTGATGAAGCGCAACCTTTCGGTGATCGCGCCGGTCGAGCAGATCGACATGCTGATCACCGACAAGGAGGCCGACGAGGGGATCGTCGGCGAACTGCGACGCCGGGGCGTCGAGGTGGTGCTGGCTTGA
- a CDS encoding ChaN family lipoprotein produces MNIASRGAALALLPLLLAACATPTAPTTDTTDTTPTMAASTNAEPEFVLLGELHDNPEHHRARAEQLRRLIAQEPKTVVVFEQFSRSEDAAVATARKAAPGDVNAVVDAAKFDRKGWRWPLHQPLFEAALQSGAEVRGGNIDRDRIRRIVREGDAAWPADLLALRERAVWNAAQQDTLRQDIQDGHCGAMPEAMLPGMVQAQRARDAAMAQAMLDARASGAKRVVLIAGNGHVRRDVAVPVYLQAAGVPASDIDAIAYLEPGSATAAGGYDRVERTPAPSREDPCAQFKR; encoded by the coding sequence ATGAACATCGCCTCCCGCGGCGCCGCCCTGGCGCTTCTTCCGCTCCTGCTCGCCGCCTGCGCGACGCCCACGGCGCCCACGACGGACACGACGGACACGACGCCGACTATGGCGGCGTCCACCAATGCCGAGCCCGAATTCGTCCTGCTCGGCGAGCTGCACGACAACCCCGAACACCACCGCGCCCGCGCGGAGCAACTGCGTCGGCTGATCGCGCAGGAACCGAAGACGGTGGTCGTCTTCGAGCAGTTCTCGCGCAGCGAGGATGCCGCCGTCGCGACGGCGCGCAAGGCCGCGCCGGGCGACGTGAACGCCGTCGTCGACGCCGCGAAGTTCGACCGCAAGGGCTGGCGCTGGCCGCTGCATCAGCCGCTGTTCGAGGCCGCGCTGCAGTCGGGGGCAGAAGTCCGCGGCGGCAACATCGACCGCGACCGGATCCGCAGGATCGTCCGCGAAGGCGACGCCGCCTGGCCCGCCGACCTGCTCGCGTTGCGCGAACGCGCCGTGTGGAACGCGGCGCAACAGGACACGCTGCGCCAGGACATCCAGGACGGCCACTGCGGCGCGATGCCGGAGGCCATGCTGCCGGGCATGGTCCAGGCGCAACGCGCGCGCGACGCCGCGATGGCGCAGGCCATGCTCGACGCGCGGGCGTCCGGCGCGAAGCGCGTCGTGCTGATCGCGGGGAACGGCCACGTGCGCCGCGATGTCGCCGTGCCGGTCTATCTGCAGGCGGCCGGCGTGCCGGCGTCGGACATCGACGCCATCGCCTATCTGGAGCCGGGCAGCGCGACGGCCGCCGGCGGCTACGACCGCGTCGAGCGCACGCCCGCGCCGTCGCGCGAGGATCCCTGCGCGCAGTTCAAGCGCTGA
- a CDS encoding S49 family peptidase, whose product MNPNDDSSGGSDLPRPIPDATARPEDILKAAAPAAAAQPASATPAAAVPGRYEHVIEQFAHDYLRDRRSDRRWKTFFRLIWVSVLLLFIWSMFATRHHGGATTGPHTALVEVRGEIAPDTEASAELINAALKAAFEDPGSQAVVLRINSPGGSPVQSGIVNDELKRLKALHKKKVYAVVEEICASGAYYIAAGADEIYVDKASVVGSIGVLMDGFGFTEVMKKVGVERRLMTAGENKGMLDPFSPVTPKQQAYAQAMLDQIHQQFIAVVREGRGTRLKETPEMFSGLFWNGEQAIQLGLADGTGTLDYVAREVVKAEDVVDYTPRDNVAERIAKRFGASMGEGAVKAMRSMTSIR is encoded by the coding sequence ATGAACCCCAACGACGACTCCAGCGGCGGCAGTGATCTGCCCCGCCCGATCCCCGACGCGACGGCGCGGCCCGAGGACATCCTGAAGGCCGCGGCGCCCGCTGCGGCGGCGCAGCCCGCATCGGCCACGCCCGCCGCAGCCGTGCCCGGCCGCTACGAACACGTGATCGAGCAGTTCGCCCACGACTACCTGCGCGACCGCCGCAGCGACCGGCGCTGGAAGACCTTCTTCCGGCTGATCTGGGTGTCGGTGCTGCTGCTGTTCATCTGGTCGATGTTCGCGACCAGGCACCACGGCGGCGCGACGACCGGGCCGCACACGGCGCTCGTCGAGGTGCGCGGCGAGATCGCGCCCGACACCGAGGCCAGCGCCGAGCTCATCAACGCCGCGCTGAAGGCCGCGTTCGAGGATCCGGGTTCGCAGGCGGTGGTGCTGCGCATCAACTCGCCGGGCGGCAGCCCGGTGCAGTCGGGCATCGTCAACGACGAGCTCAAGCGCCTGAAGGCGCTGCACAAGAAGAAGGTCTACGCGGTCGTCGAGGAGATCTGCGCCTCCGGCGCGTACTACATCGCCGCGGGCGCGGACGAGATCTACGTCGACAAGGCGTCGGTGGTGGGCTCGATCGGCGTGCTGATGGACGGCTTCGGCTTCACCGAGGTGATGAAGAAGGTCGGCGTCGAGCGCCGCCTGATGACGGCGGGCGAGAACAAGGGGATGCTGGATCCGTTCTCGCCGGTGACCCCGAAGCAGCAGGCGTACGCGCAGGCGATGCTGGACCAGATCCACCAGCAGTTCATCGCGGTGGTGCGCGAGGGTCGCGGCACGCGGCTCAAGGAAACGCCGGAGATGTTCTCCGGCCTGTTCTGGAACGGCGAGCAGGCCATCCAGCTCGGCCTGGCCGACGGCACGGGCACGCTGGACTACGTCGCCCGCGAGGTGGTGAAGGCCGAGGACGTCGTCGACTACACGCCGCGCGACAACGTGGCCGAACGCATCGCCAAACGCTTCGGCGCGTCCATGGGCGAGGGCGCGGTCAAGGCGATGCGATCGATGACGTCCATCCGCTGA
- a CDS encoding Rieske 2Fe-2S domain-containing protein, which produces MTPEQDLPPVPLCASSELEERGRAHTFDVLQFRQPASAFALRFDGEVVGYLNRCAHVPTEMDWQEGEFLDSKKEYIICSIHGAVYHPRDGRCVTGMCGRFGLTKLDVRERDGQVYWYPSRDTRPVFED; this is translated from the coding sequence ATGACGCCCGAGCAAGACCTGCCCCCGGTGCCGCTGTGCGCCTCCTCCGAGCTGGAGGAACGCGGTCGCGCGCACACCTTCGACGTGCTGCAGTTCCGCCAGCCGGCCTCGGCCTTCGCGCTGCGCTTCGACGGCGAGGTCGTCGGCTACCTGAACCGCTGCGCCCATGTGCCGACCGAGATGGACTGGCAGGAAGGCGAGTTCCTGGACAGCAAGAAGGAATACATCATCTGCAGCATCCACGGCGCCGTGTACCACCCGCGGGACGGGCGCTGCGTGACCGGCATGTGTGGCCGTTTCGGCCTGACCAAGCTCGACGTGCGCGAACGCGACGGCCAGGTCTATTGGTATCCATCGCGCGACACGCGACCCGTTTTCGAGGATTGA
- a CDS encoding HAD family hydrolase: protein MPQRFDLIVFDWDGTLFDSTALIVRCMQSAAADLGLEPPSRELAAYVIGMGLIEALQYALPGLDPSRYPELGQRYRHHYFASAHEVTLFDGVPELLRDLKARHHWLAVATGKSRRGLDEALAAVDMKTLFDGTRTADETAGKPDPQMLLELMREFGAEPERTLMIGDTTHDLQLARNAGCPAVAVTYGAHEHESLRGFEPLLVAHDVPTLHEWLLANA, encoded by the coding sequence ATGCCTCAACGCTTCGACCTCATCGTGTTCGACTGGGACGGCACCCTGTTCGACTCCACCGCGCTGATCGTGCGTTGCATGCAGTCGGCGGCCGCGGACCTCGGCCTGGAGCCGCCGTCGCGCGAGCTCGCCGCCTATGTCATCGGCATGGGCCTGATCGAGGCGCTGCAGTACGCGCTGCCGGGCCTGGACCCGTCGCGGTATCCGGAGCTCGGCCAGCGCTACCGCCATCACTACTTTGCGTCGGCGCACGAGGTGACCCTGTTCGACGGCGTGCCGGAACTGCTGCGCGACCTGAAGGCGCGTCACCACTGGCTGGCGGTCGCGACCGGCAAGAGCCGCCGCGGCCTGGACGAGGCGCTGGCCGCGGTGGACATGAAGACGCTGTTCGACGGCACCCGCACCGCGGACGAGACCGCCGGCAAGCCCGATCCGCAGATGCTGCTGGAGTTGATGCGCGAGTTCGGCGCCGAGCCGGAGCGCACGCTGATGATCGGCGACACGACGCACGACCTGCAGCTGGCGCGCAATGCCGGCTGCCCGGCGGTGGCGGTGACCTACGGCGCGCATGAACACGAATCGCTGCGCGGCTTCGAGCCGCTGCTGGTCGCGCACGACGTGCCGACGCTGCACGAGTGGCTGCTGGCCAACGCCTGA
- a CDS encoding RluA family pseudouridine synthase: protein MPAQVRQLTVDEGSAGQRLDNFLIRELKGAPKTLVYRIIRSGEVRINKGRCSADSRLAVGDVVRVPPVRLAEKPAEQTAAIPAREFPIVFEDEHLIVVDKPAGVAVHGGSGVSFGVIEQLRRARPQAKFLELVHRLDKETSGLLMIAKKRSALTHLQDQLRDRETGKTYAALVSGTWTKSKKVVDVPLLKFVGSDGERWVRAVPDPKDPQADQAKRSISLVKVVEVCAGYSLLDVTIKTGRTHQIRVHLAHEGHAIVGDPKYGDFEANRQIARGALRFDRMFLHARLLRVVHPATGETLTLEAPLPPECEKLLAALRRPSP from the coding sequence ATGCCGGCGCAGGTCCGTCAACTGACCGTCGACGAGGGCTCCGCCGGACAACGGCTGGACAACTTCCTGATCCGCGAACTCAAGGGCGCGCCCAAGACGCTGGTCTACCGGATCATCCGGTCCGGCGAGGTGCGCATCAACAAGGGCCGCTGCAGCGCCGACTCCCGGCTGGCCGTGGGCGACGTGGTGCGCGTGCCGCCGGTGCGTCTGGCGGAGAAACCCGCCGAACAGACCGCCGCCATTCCCGCGCGCGAGTTCCCCATCGTCTTCGAGGACGAGCACCTGATCGTCGTCGACAAGCCCGCCGGCGTGGCGGTGCACGGCGGCTCGGGCGTGAGCTTCGGCGTGATCGAGCAGTTGCGCCGCGCACGCCCGCAGGCGAAGTTCCTGGAGCTGGTGCACCGGCTGGACAAGGAAACCTCCGGCCTCCTGATGATCGCCAAGAAGCGCAGCGCGCTGACGCATCTGCAGGACCAGTTGCGGGACCGCGAGACCGGCAAGACCTACGCGGCGCTGGTGAGCGGCACCTGGACGAAGAGCAAGAAGGTCGTCGACGTTCCGCTGCTGAAGTTCGTCGGCAGCGACGGCGAGCGCTGGGTGAGGGCGGTGCCCGATCCCAAGGATCCGCAGGCGGACCAGGCCAAGCGGTCGATCAGTCTGGTGAAGGTCGTCGAAGTCTGTGCGGGCTACAGCCTGCTCGACGTCACCATCAAGACCGGCCGGACGCACCAGATCCGGGTCCACCTGGCTCATGAGGGCCACGCGATCGTCGGGGATCCCAAGTACGGCGACTTCGAGGCCAACCGCCAGATCGCGCGCGGGGCCTTGCGCTTCGACCGCATGTTCCTGCACGCGCGCCTGTTGCGCGTGGTGCACCCGGCCACGGGCGAGACCTTGACCCTGGAGGCGCCGTTGCCCCCCGAGTGCGAGAAACTCCTGGCCGCGCTGCGTCGCCCCTCGCCCTGA